From Misgurnus anguillicaudatus unplaced genomic scaffold, ASM2758022v2 HiC_scaffold_31, whole genome shotgun sequence:
CTCGTGTATTTTACACATGTATGATGTGATTTACTTGTCCGCTAGATGTCGCTGTAATACTTTAAACATAGAGATTCATTACTGAGTTTATACTATTTATAAcccataacaacaacaacaacaacattgtGTGATCTAATAAAGAAGTAAATACACATAAATACCTGTTTATATATGTTACATACACTCACACGTGTTACATTGTGGTAAAATTAACGGAATTATATAAGGTCTCTCAGCGTGTGTTACCTTTGTTTAGTTTGACTTGGTTTTTTAGGTCGTGTGTGGGTGATAACCTAACACAAAATCCGACAACATCAGAGGAAAACAACGTTATAGCGCATCTATAAATAAACACCGAAACCTTACGGTAAAAGAGCGACCGCACGCGCCTTTGTTTTTCCCCCTCAATGTCGTCACGCATACCTGAGCTGCGCTTGACGTAAATCTCCATATTTGGAAACGGACGGAAGACGAGCGTCACCACAACACGCCAGTGTTTTCCACCCTGACAACCAATCAGTTGGAGTGTGAGCTCTTGTGTTCTCCCGCCCCCGTGTTTCATTGGATGATGGGCGTGTCGCTCTGACCGGGGCTTACGACGTCACCAGCTCGGAGCGTATAAAGTCACGGATCCGCTTAGTTCAGAGCAGATCAGAGAGCAGTTCGATGGAGTTTTCGCGGTTTATTCTggattatttattgatttaattCACCAGTAACAAACAAAGACGGACGCGTTTCTGGTTTTACCAACTTTCATCAGTGAAATATCTTGATTTGTATTGTTTTGGACCGAGTAAAATGACGCACGGTACAGAAGCGGAAATGATCCCGGAGGTTTCTGCCGCCGCGAGTTTCGTGTGTAGACTACTGCGCAGCCGCGGACACCTGAGTGACGTGCAGTTACAGGTGTTCAGAGATGGACTCGCACAAGCTCTCTCAGGTACTAAACTTGTAGACTAGTAAAAGTTGCTTGTTAAGTGAATCAACACATTATACCATAACACTGCTAACGCTTTGTTCTAATACTATGGTGTGTTTGATGGTAAATATCATGGTACTGTTTGATGATTACCTACTTTTGGTTATGGTTTCATGGCAAAATTGCGTTTGGATACTACTACCATGTTATTTACTGTGATTGCCCCAGTGACGTCACCACTCGTGCATTTCAGCATAACCATGATAGTTTACCATATCAacacaatggaagtcaatggtgccccagatctacTTGGTTACAAACCTTTTTAACTGAATGTTTCTTCTTCCTGCAGAACATTACCAGCATCACTGGTTTCCCGACAGACCACAGAAAGGATCCGGGTACCGTTGCATTCGCATCAATCACGAAATGGACCCTCTGATTGGCCGAGCAGCCGGACACATCGGATTGACCGCCGGGCAGCTTTTCTCACTCCTGCCACGTGAGCTCACGCTCTGGGTGGACCCGTATGAAGTCTCGTACCGCATCGGCGAAGACGGATCCATTTGTGTACTTTACGAAGCCGATCCGCCCGTCACACACACTACCCCTGGCATCCGAGTACCATCGGTGTACGGTCAGACAGACAGCTGCAAATACCGCTTTATGATGGGAGGCCGCACGAGTCCACCTAAAAACTACCTGATGACGGTGTCTAGTTGAGCACCGCTGGCATCACCTGACCACAGCCACTTTAACTCCTCCTCGTGTGACTATTTCTTGACATTTCAAAGCTTTTATTTAAGAAGTTAAAGCACTGGTTGATATGAGCCGCACTGATCTGTGTGACTGTTTTACCCTGAACGGGTTTTGGGGTTTTTGGTGCTAGCGCACGGTTTCGGTGCATTACCTCGTATCTCTCACAAGAATGTAAAGCAATTAAATTAAGGTATACAGATTATAACCAGCGAATTACTTTATTTACAATGCAGTGCATTGCGTTTTTAAAAACTGAGCTGCTATTGAAAGACGCCACACAAACAAAACTCCCATAATTCCTCCTGCCTTATAAACGTATCCTCACTGCCTGCCTCTTCATGTCTTATTGTGCAATATTCAGGCCATACGCTGTTTAATGTCATGAAATGAGTCCTCTGTGGATCGCTTTACTGCTGGTGTCTCTGGGAGGAAGAGGAAGGTGTTTTTTTTCCCCAGAATGCTTTGCGTGTGGTTTGTTGGTTGGTATGGAGTGCCAGTATAGACGATGAAGTCTGTAGCACATCTCAATCGGGGCTGCCGAGCAGCTTCTTTACTGTTTTTTGAGTCAATGTAGTTTGTAAGCTATTAAAGCAGATATTGCTgtaatgtacatttttattttttaatgcatttgtgCAGATACAGAGCTGTACAGtcgatttttattaaaataaacattttatgaaTTCAATTGTTTGTGTGTATTGTTCATTATGGTGAATGATGGGTTGGGTTAAGTAGGATTGTAATGTAGACTACATGTCTGGACACGTTTCTCTCTCTCATACACTGAGATCTCTTTTCCAAAACACAAACTGCACAACACTTTAAGGAAAATTATTTACTCGTACCAAGTTTTctcaaacctgtataaaattATTTTGCTATATTGAAATATGGATACaattgaagtcaatggtgccccagatctgcttagctacaaacctgtataaattattttactatatatatatattgaaatatGGATAgttgaagtcaatggtgccccatatcttaatatctttattttgctatatatatattgaaatatGGATGCaattgaagtcaatggtgccccagaacTGCTTtgctacaaacctgtatacatttattttgctaTATATATTGAAGTATGGATACAGTTgaagtcagtggtgccccaGAACTGCTTtgctacaaacctgtatacatttattttgctaTATATTGAAATATGGATACAATTGAAGTcgatggtgccccagatctgcttagctacaaacctgtataaatttattttgcTATATATATTGAAATATGGATACAATTGAAGTcgatggtgccccagatctgcttagctacaaacctgtataaattattTTGCTATATATATTGAAATATGGATACAATTGAAGTcgatggtgccccagatctgcttagctacaaacctgtataaataatTTTGCTATATATATTGAAATATGGATACAATTGAAGTCGATGGTGCCCCAGAACTGCTTtgctacaaacctgtatacatttattttgctaTATATATTGAAGTATGGATACAATTGGAGTCGATGGTGCCCCATATCTGCTTggctacaaacctgtatacatttattttgctaTATATATTGAAATATGGATACAATTGAAGTCGATGGTGCCCCAGAACTGCTTtgctacaaacctgtatacatttattttgctaTATATTGAAATATGGATACAATTGAAGTcgatggtgccccagatctgcttagctacaaacctgtataaatttattttgcTATATATATTGAAATATGGATACAATTGAAGTcgatggtgccccagatctgcttagctacaaacctgtataaattattTTGCTATATATATTGAAATATGGATACAATTGAAGTcgatggtgccccagatctgcttagctacaaacctgtataaattattTTGCTATATATATTGAAATATGGATACAATTGAAGTcgatggtgccccagatctgcttagctacaaacctgtataaaattATTTTGCTATATATATTGAAATATGGATACAATTGAAGTcgatggtgccccagatctgcttagctacaaacctgtataaattattTTGCTATATATATTGAAATATGGATACAATTGAAGTcgatggtgccccagatctgcttagCTACAAATAATTTTGCTATATATATTGAAATATGGATACAATTGAAGTCGATGGTGCCCCAGAACTGCTTTGCTACAAACCTGTACACATTTATTTTGCTATATATATTGAAATATGGATACAATTggagtcaatggtgccccataTCTGCTTGGCtaaaatttctttattctgctgaacacaatgatatatattgaaatatgaatgcaatggaagtcaatagtgccccagttacaaacatctcttagTTTGTGTTATATCAGTCTATGGCTAGAGTTAACAAGCATTATCTATTAATACAACAATAGTTATAATTAAGCTGAAGTGTAATATTTTACCGAGTCTTTTTCTACTGCAGTATTGTGTTAACATGAAACTGCATGAAGTTGTTTGTGTGTCAGATGAATATCAGGGATGTGTGTTGGAGACTGAGCCGTTGTGATGATGTTTATCTGTGTTTTCTTCTGTTGGTGAGTGATTACACCCAGCTGAAGGTTTTGGGGGAGGTTTGCGTTCCTGTCGTCATAAAAACACAATCACTCGTCTTGTCTGTAGTCATTCAGGACGTTTGTgactgggtgtgtgtgtgtgtgtgaagggggttagacacacaaacgcacacataCGGGCAGATGGCTTGAACAACAGGCCGTTCACACATGAAGTCTCACACTATTGTTCAACAAACCCCCATCACACCACATCACACCACACATTCATCTGAATGAAGGAGATGAGATCTCATCTGTGTGTATTTTACTcttattgtttatgtttaagtaaatgttgtttatttcaaGTCTTTAAGTTCTCACGGGTGAAAAGTTTAATATTTCTACTCAACAGGAGTTTGACCTCTGAACCCTCAGCTGATGATGTCACTCACATTCAGTTAGTTCGACAAGCATCGCACCGTGATTGGCTGACGGTGGTATCTAGGCAGATCTGAGGTCAGTTTTTGTGTTGATTCAACATGTGTGATATGTGTTGAGTCTGATGATATTCACAGTGAGAGACGGGtggagatgatgatgatgatgatgatgggtGTGTTTCTAAACCATTTGGTTAGCAGCTTAATCCCTGAAATGACACACACGTACATTACATTTACGAACACAACAGCTGTCGTATGGATGTTATTTCCTCAGTTGTAAACTCTCAAGAGTCTTTAATGTGTCGACAGTGTCGTTTATCTCAGAGAGTTGTGTTGTACATATCACATCTCAAAAGATTTCATGCTGAAGAAGAGTTACACTGTTTCTGAGTTTCACATTCATTCATAAACACAGCAGTCATTCAGATgagaagtgtgtgtgtttgtgtatttgcgtgtctgtgtgtgtgtgttaaagtaGTTGTACATGACAAAAGCCACTAGAGACAGATGGAGGAGGGGGTTTCACGCTGATCAAAACTGAGTTTACATCTTAAACAGATTGTGCTTCTGCTTCTGTTCTCTCATTAATCTTGTTAAGACATCAACTTACACATTACATTTAGTACAGCAAACAAATATACATGtactgaaatatatatatatgtttacaaaaatctattttaaactttttttttttaatatatatatttatctatatttatattcacgtcacattgaaagaaaaactttgaatgtcacaaacctgtaaacatacaCATAAAAAAGTTGCTGTAGTTATGAAGCTGTTTagcagtaacttactgtaaatttatatttataatgtaCTGGCTGAACGGTTggttaaaagttaaatgaacatttaacattaacaagactttatctttacagaataaaactataaaatgtgACAATTTGTAACTtggtacactgttaaaaatgtgctgtaattatgcagctggttgccagtaacttactgtagaagataaagactgaaaatgtttcatgttcatttaactttgaacaaactgttgccagtaaataacataatgtaaaatctacagtaagttactggcagcttgttgccagtaatacccagtaaaaccgtaatttctacagaattttttaacgGTAAGCACCTCTTGTATTATTGACAAAGCGCTTGATTGTTTCCTTATtttagtcactttggataaaagcatctgctaaatgcctaaatgtaaataaaataacagcctcatgaaaagcattctgggaaacaaatctgaaggaaaaaacagaaaaaggttgatgaggatttctgtttcccagaatgctttgcatgaggctgttattttatagttttattctgtaaaaacaaagacttgttaatatttaatgttcatttaacttaaaacaaactgccGCCGGTAAATAACCtaaaatgtaaatctacagtaagttactggaaaacAGCTGACATTAATACTGTCATTTATACAGAaatgtttacagtgtaagtatatatttaattaaattgaattaaataaatacttATAATTTGatatttatacatatttatacaatttatacaaacttttaggGTATTTTGGTGAggaaaaacttgtaaatttatacatgtatttgtttttaaaatatatgttaatatatgaaggttataactaaatatattttcaaattcaaaaacatatttaattaaactttactttctacaaaaagtgtttaacattaaaaacatatttttggccatagaaatgtattttttgcggTATGTATGGGATATAGTTGTTATCCAGTAATAGTAATAAGCTGTAATGTTAATGGTGAAGCTCAGTTTAGTCTTAGTTAATAATAAAAGTTTGAGTTTCTTCAATTATCTGAAGTCTTTGTCTGCGTAAACttcttgtttaatgttattCTCCATTCATATCTAAGATGTTTTCATTTCCTGTgaattcatttattttgtaaagatgtTGAGTTTTTAACTAGAGTATTTAGTTAGTAGTGTAAGAGTTTAAACATGTTGACTCACAAACAGCAGTGAAACTGATTTGTGTGGTGTTGTGATGAAGTGTTGAGCAGCTGAAGTCTAACAGAGAGTTTCATTGTCTCCTAAAGTTCCCGAGAAACTCAAGCAGCAGCTGTCGACCGTCCACACCCCACCCCAAAAACCCACAACCTTATCCTCtctgaaaacacacacacacacacacacacacacacacacacacacacacacacacacacacacacacacacacacacaaacacacacacacacacacacacacacacacacacacacacacacctacaaaAACAAATCCCCCAAA
This genomic window contains:
- the LOC129453266 gene encoding protein BTG2, whose protein sequence is MTHGTEAEMIPEVSAAASFVCRLLRSRGHLSDVQLQVFRDGLAQALSEHYQHHWFPDRPQKGSGYRCIRINHEMDPLIGRAAGHIGLTAGQLFSLLPRELTLWVDPYEVSYRIGEDGSICVLYEADPPVTHTTPGIRVPSVYGQTDSCKYRFMMGGRTSPPKNYLMTVSS